Proteins encoded by one window of Thermodesulfovibrionales bacterium:
- a CDS encoding phosphopantetheine-binding protein, whose protein sequence is MQKIISEEVVLEEVKKAIVETLSIDKETIKPESSLIRDLGAESLDFLDINYRLEQAFGIKMARHFILEHIEEMFGEGSAIDGNSQLTDKAVALMKIRMEDNVAEVRTGMDMDEVPAIVTVRSISRGVMDILDSLPEKCSSCGNSAWKSENNLRIRCGSCGEYATFTNGDDLIKAWLTKVQEEKKIF, encoded by the coding sequence ATGCAGAAGATTATATCTGAAGAAGTCGTTCTTGAAGAGGTGAAAAAGGCGATCGTCGAAACCCTGAGCATCGACAAGGAGACGATCAAGCCGGAAAGCTCTCTCATCAGGGATCTCGGCGCCGAGTCCCTCGATTTTCTCGATATCAACTACCGTCTCGAGCAGGCATTCGGAATCAAGATGGCGCGCCATTTCATCCTCGAACACATCGAAGAGATGTTCGGCGAGGGCTCTGCCATAGATGGAAACAGTCAGTTGACCGATAAGGCGGTTGCCCTCATGAAGATCCGGATGGAGGACAACGTTGCGGAAGTCCGGACCGGCATGGACATGGATGAAGTGCCGGCCATCGTCACCGTCAGATCGATTTCGCGGGGGGTCATGGATATTCTCGACAGCCTTCCGGAAAAGTGTTCGTCCTGCGGGAATTCTGCCTGGAAATCGGAGAACAATCTCCGCATCCGGTGCGGCTCCTGCGGGGAATACGCGACGTTTACGAACGGCGACGATCTCATTAAGGCCTGGCTGACGAAGGTCCAGGAAGAGAAGAAGATATTCTGA